The Gammaproteobacteria bacterium genomic sequence ATTGGCGTGGCGGATCGCGTGCTCATGCTCGAGTACAGCACCTACGCCGTGATCTCGCCGGAAGGCTGCGCCTCGATCCTGTGGAAAAGCGCGGAGCGCGCCGGCGATGCCGCCGAGGCCATGGGCATTACTTCAAAGCGTCTGCTGGAACTGCGGCTGGTGGATCAGGTGATCGAAGAGCCGCTGGGCGGCGCCCACCGCGATCCGGACCTCATGGCGGCGCGGCTCAAGAAGGCGTTGCAGGATCAGTTCCTGCATCTGGAAGGCATCCCGGTTGCGCAACTGGTGGAGATGCGGTTCCAGCGGCTTATGCGCTCCGGCGTCTACCGCCAGAATTAGTTCTTCATCGAGTTTGTGAATTCCATTCCGGATATTCTGCGCGAACACCTGGAGTTTCTGCTTGAAGACGTCACGGCGTCGTCCGTCGTATGGGCCGGCTACAGCGGCGGCTGCGATTCCTCCGCACTGCTGCACGCCTTGCACAAATGGGGCAGGGAACACGAGATCCGCGTGCTGGCAGTGCACGTCAACCACCATCTGCACCCGGAGGCCGCGACATGGGCCGGTTTCTGCGCAGAGCAATGCGCGCTTCTTGGGGTTCCCTTGCGTACGGTTGAAGTGGATGTCAGCCCCCTGAATGGCCGCAGCCTCGAGGCGCGTGCCCGGCAATTGCGCTACGACGCCTGCCGCGCGCTCTTGGGATCGGGTGATTGTTTTCTGACGGCGCATCATCAGGAGGATCAAGCCGAGACCCTGCTGCTGCAACTGTTGCGCGGCAGCGGCGTGCACGGCCTCTCAGCCATGCCGGAACGAACACCCTTCGGACCGGGCTGGCATGTAAGGCCGCTCCTGTCCTGTCCGCGCGCTGATTTGATCGGGTACGCGCGGGCGCAAGGGCTGCAATGGCTGGATGACCCCAGCAATGCGGACACGAGCCATGACCGGAATTATCTGCGACATAAGATCATGCCGCGCCTGCGGCAACGCTGGCCGGCCGCGGCCGAAGTGATGACTCGCGCCGCCCGCTGGCAGGCGGAGGCGGCGACGCTGCTGGATGAAATGGCGGCGTTGGATCTGGAAACCACGCGTGGTCCGCGTCCGGAATGCCTGTCCGTGCCGGCGTTGTGCGCATTGAGTCCGGCGCGATGCGCGCAGGTGTTGCGGCTGTGGATCAAATCACTGGGTCTGGCCGCGCCCTACGCCGCGCATCTTGAACAAGTCCGCCATGACCTGTTGCATGCCCGCCGTGACAGCCGGGCCCGGGTGCGCTGGCCCGGTGCGGAGGTGCGCCGTCATCGTGATTTGTTGTACGCCGGGCAGCACGATTCCGACAACGGCGATGACGAAGAGACACTCGTGGACTGTGTGTGGGATCCATCCATGCCCCTGCAATTGCCGTGGGGCCGGTTATCGGCGCACAAGGCCAAGGGTGTGGGACTGGCCGCGCGGCACGTGCAGCAGCACGGCCTGCGTATCCGGCGGCGGCGGGGCGGGGAGGTCTGCCGACCGGCGTGGCGCACGCACCGCCAGTCGTTGAAGAAATTATTGCAGGAAACGGGTGTGCCGCCGTGGCAGCGCGAAAGGCTGCCTTTGATCTATTGCGGTGATGAGCTGGCGGCGGTGGCCGATCTCTGGGTTTGCCATCCCTGGCAGGCCACTGCGGACGAGGCGGGATGGGTATTTCGCTGGGAGCCGGCTGATGAAAACTAAGGTATGCGGGTGCGGACCATGACGGTCTGCTGCATGGAGGCGGGGTCGTCGTCGAAGCGCGTGAAGCGGAAGCTGATGTCGCCGATCTCGACAGTGTCGCCCTCGTTCAATTCCGCCTGCTTTACTTTCTTGTCGTTGACATAGATGCCGTTCATGGATTCCAGATCGGTGATGTCGAACTTGCCATTGTAGCGGCGGTGTATCTCGGCATGCTGGCGCGAGATGGAGACGTCGTCGATGGTCAACTCGTTGTTGCGGCTGCGGCCGATGCGCCAGGGCGATTGGTCGATGGCGTGCCGCGTCTCCGTCGCTCCGTGCTGCACCAGGTAGGCGTAGGGTTTGCCGGCGGGAGTTGGCGGCATGGCAATGATGGGCGCAGTCGTGGCGGCCCGGCGCACGTAGCGACCGTACAAACCCAGGGCGATCAATACCGCCAGCAGACACAACACGGGAACGCCATACCATAACCAGACATCCCAGCGGTGGCCCGGTTCAGGCGCGGTTGGCGTCGGGGCGACGGCCGGGGTGGACGGTGATGCGGCCGGCATCGTCGCCGATGAGGATACCGGCGTGGTCCCGGGAGCAGTGGGCGCCACCTGGGGTGTCGGGAAGGCGACGCCGTAAGTGATGGAGGCTTGGGCATCGCCGGCGCGCAGTTGCAGCGTCAGCGTCTGCGCGCCATTTTTCGTCGCGGCCAGAGAAGTCAGATCGACATGGATTCGGCCGCCGGTTTCCGCAATCCAATATGGATTGGCAATGAAATCTTCAGGCAGTTTGAATGTGTCGGCGCTGGCGCCGATGTAGTAGCCACCGGAATCCTCAGCCAGCTTGCGCAGTGATTGCAGACCGACGGACAGCGCCACCGAGCGCGGATAGCCGACGCCGACGATGGGGATGTCCAACTCCAGGGCCTTTTTGATGACGTCCTCGTGGTGGTAGGAAAAATCCTCGGCGAGTCCGTCGGAGAACAGGTACAGCGCGCGGCGGCCGGCCTTATAACCCTGCAGGAGCTTCAACCCCTCCAGCGCATTGCGGTACAACTCCGTGGTCTTGCCGGTCGCCTTCAGATCGGCAATGGCCTTTTCGATTTCGGAGGGAAGCGCGCCGAGTGGCGCCAGAATGCGCAGATTGGTATCAAACGCCGCCAGACCAAAACGCTGGCGCGGCGAGGCGGCGGCCAGCATGGCGCGCAATTGCGGCTTGATGGCGTCAATGGCCGGCTCGCGGCGCGGATCGCTGGTGTCCACCATGAACAGAATGGCGGTCACGTCATCAGACGCAGGATATGGGGTGTTGGCGGCCTCGACCGGGGCATCGCCCAACTGTGCCGATACGGTGGTCTGTTCCTTGGTCGGACCGAGCCAGCGATAGCTGCAGTCCACCTGCAGCGGTTGTGTTTCGCTGCATTGATAACTGAGGGAATCGGTGAGCGTGGTCGCCCGCGACGGAGCAGGGGAGATGGCGGACAACAAACTCCCGCTGCCCGCGAGGAGCACAAGCGTCAATATGCGCCGTAAGCTCATCATTGCTTCCGGCTATTGTGCCGCAAAACGGCCGAAAAAATAAGCTCTATGGAGCCGATCAGCGCTCCGGAAAAAGCGGATCGGGCATGTCGTAGAAGCTGATGTTCGGCGCCTTGATGCCGTATTCCGTCTCGCCCGCGGGCGTGGGTTCCACCTCGCCCAGTTGCGGCAGGTTCTTGCGCAGTTTGGTGGCCGCATCCGTGACCTTGACGTGCAATTCAGGGGTGAACGGCAGCACATAGGCGCGCGGCAGATACTGCCCGCGGCCGTGCTGCAGATCGGTGACCCAGAGGTATATGCTGCCCTTGCTGGAGGTGGCCTTGTCCGGCTCATGGACCTGCACCGCCAGCAGATTGAAGCGTTCCGGCAGCGCATAGGTGGTGGCCCACCCCATGAGCGGCCCGATGGAATGCGCGGTGATCCAGTAAAAGACCCCGACCAGCGCCACGCCCGGCAGCTTGACCAGCCAGGGCCAGTTCGAATTCAGCACCAGATTCAACGCCAGCACCGCCAGCACAACGCTGGATAAAATAATTCCGGCAAGTCCCCAATACATGTCGTGCTCCTTCCGTATCCTGAATATGTGTTGGCGAGTGCGGTCAGCGATTCGAGGACGCCGGCTGTTCCTCGCCCGTCTTCGGCGGAGGCCCCTCCGGGGCGGAGTCGGAGAAGATGTAATCAAATTTCGGCTTGACGCTCTTCTGCCCGCCCTCCTTCTGTTCCTTCGTCACGTTGTGCGTCCCCAGATCCGCCTCCTGCACTTCGCCGACCTGCGGTATGTTCTTCTTGAGTTTGGCGCCGACCTGTTTGACGCGGGCATGCAGCTCGGGAGTGTACGGCACGATGTAGCCGCGCGGCACATTGGGCTGTGCGGTCTGCGGATCACGATCCACCACCCAGAAGAAGACATTTCCTTCCTCGCCGCTCATCTGATCCGGTTCGCGCATGTAAACGCCGAGAATGCTGAAGCGCCTGGGCATGGCATCCTTGCTGGGCCAGCCGAGCAGCGGTGGAAACGACATGTACATCACGATATAGGAGAGGGAAACGACGACGGTGGCCAGCATCTTGGTGCGCCAGGGCCAGCGTGAGAACAGATTCAGCGCCAGCAACAGGGCCGCCAGCACGGTGTACATCGTATTAAGTTCGCCACTGCTCAGGATCATGATTGGCCCTTTCCGAAAATGCGCTCCGTGAGTGATTTCTGAATGTGATTGATGTTGGCGATCTTGCCGTCCGAACCGATGGTGAAACGCA encodes the following:
- the tilS gene encoding tRNA lysidine(34) synthetase TilS, with product MNSIPDILREHLEFLLEDVTASSVVWAGYSGGCDSSALLHALHKWGREHEIRVLAVHVNHHLHPEAATWAGFCAEQCALLGVPLRTVEVDVSPLNGRSLEARARQLRYDACRALLGSGDCFLTAHHQEDQAETLLLQLLRGSGVHGLSAMPERTPFGPGWHVRPLLSCPRADLIGYARAQGLQWLDDPSNADTSHDRNYLRHKIMPRLRQRWPAAAEVMTRAARWQAEAATLLDEMAALDLETTRGPRPECLSVPALCALSPARCAQVLRLWIKSLGLAAPYAAHLEQVRHDLLHARRDSRARVRWPGAEVRRHRDLLYAGQHDSDNGDDEETLVDCVWDPSMPLQLPWGRLSAHKAKGVGLAARHVQQHGLRIRRRRGGEVCRPAWRTHRQSLKKLLQETGVPPWQRERLPLIYCGDELAAVADLWVCHPWQATADEAGWVFRWEPADEN
- a CDS encoding FHA domain-containing protein; the protein is MSLRRILTLVLLAGSGSLLSAISPAPSRATTLTDSLSYQCSETQPLQVDCSYRWLGPTKEQTTVSAQLGDAPVEAANTPYPASDDVTAILFMVDTSDPRREPAIDAIKPQLRAMLAAASPRQRFGLAAFDTNLRILAPLGALPSEIEKAIADLKATGKTTELYRNALEGLKLLQGYKAGRRALYLFSDGLAEDFSYHHEDVIKKALELDIPIVGVGYPRSVALSVGLQSLRKLAEDSGGYYIGASADTFKLPEDFIANPYWIAETGGRIHVDLTSLAATKNGAQTLTLQLRAGDAQASITYGVAFPTPQVAPTAPGTTPVSSSATMPAASPSTPAVAPTPTAPEPGHRWDVWLWYGVPVLCLLAVLIALGLYGRYVRRAATTAPIIAMPPTPAGKPYAYLVQHGATETRHAIDQSPWRIGRSRNNELTIDDVSISRQHAEIHRRYNGKFDITDLESMNGIYVNDKKVKQAELNEGDTVEIGDISFRFTRFDDDPASMQQTVMVRTRIP